From a region of the Impatiens glandulifera chromosome 4, dImpGla2.1, whole genome shotgun sequence genome:
- the LOC124934051 gene encoding probable DNA helicase MCM8, protein MDIGGGKSKGKNQALYYLYLEVVSIKNSKSQSQPEDLEDNPSNARASQLLDLFTFSPRDLEFIAKFSDEFGPDVFRQIVQSICPSIYGHELVKAGITLALFGGVRKHYTDKNKVPVRGDIHVIIVGDPGLGKSQLLQAAASISPRGIYVCGNATTNAGLTVAVVKDALTSDYAFEAGAMVLADSGLCCIDEFDKMSAEHQALLEAMEQQCVSVAKAGLVASLSARTSVLAAANPVGGHYNRTKTVNENLKMSAALLSRFDLVFILLDKPDELLDKRVSEHIMSLHAGSGEYSPAAKKLKGNQNASDIVLSIKSGSLVSRLRLDPRKDHNFVPLPGPLIRKYIAYARTYVFPRMSKPAAEILQRFYLQLRDHSTSADSTPITARQLESLVRLAQARARLELREEITAQDAQEVVEIMKESLYDKYVDEHGFVDFGRSGGMSQQKEAKRFLSALNKQSELQQKDCFSISEIYSLADRIGLRVSDIDTFVDNLNSVGYLLKKGLRTYQVLSSSYSRT, encoded by the exons ATGGACATAGGAGGAG GAAAATCGAAAGGCAAAAATCAAGCATTATACTACTTGTATCTGGAAGTTGTTTCGATTAAAAATTCTAAGTCACAATCGCAACCTGAGGATTTAGAAGATAATCCCTCTAATGCTAGAGCGTCGCAATTGCTTGATTTGTTCACATTTTCACCAAGAGACTTGGAGTTCATTGCAAAGTTCTCAGATGAGTTTGGTCCAGATGTATTTCGTCAAATAGTTCAATCAATTTGCCCCTCTATCTATGGACACGAGCTTGTTAAAG CGGGAATTACTTTAGCTTTATTTGGAGGTGTAAGAAAACATTATACAGATAAGAACAAGGTCCCTGTCAGAGGAGACATCCATGTCATAATTGTTG GTGATCCTGGACTTGGAAAGAGTCAATTATTACAAGCAGCAGCGTCTATTTCTCCACGTGGTATTTATGTGTGTGGTAATGCTACAACAAATGCTGGTCTTACTGTGGCTGTTGTGAAGGATGCTTTGACAAGTGATTATGCTTTTGAGGCCG GTGCCATGGTACTTGCTGACAGTGGACTCTGTTGCATTGATGAGTTTGACAAAATGTCAGCAGAACATCAG GCCCTTTTGGAAGCAATGGAGCAACAATGTGTTTCTGTTGCCAAAGCTGGACTTGTAGCAAGCTTATCAGCACGAACTTCTGTCTTGGCAGCGGCAAATCCTGTTGGGGGCCACTACAA TCGCACAAAAACTGTCAacgaaaatttgaaaatgagtGCTGCTTTATTATCGCGATTCGATTTGGTTTTCATATTGCTTGATAAGCCTGATGAGTTGCTGGACAAGAGGGTCTCGGAGCACATCATGTCA CTTCATGCTGGAAGTGGAGAGTACTCACCTGCTGCTAAGAAGTTGAAGG GAAACCAGAACGCTAGTGATATAGTTCTGAGCATAAAAAGTGGTTCTCTAGTATCAAGGCTGAGACTTGACCCTCGGAAGGATCACAACTTTGTTCCTTTACCTGGCCCTCTTATTCGGAAGTATATTGCTTATGCTAGAACTTATGTCTTCCCTAG AATGTCAAAACCAGCTGCAGAAATCCTACAGAGGTTCTACTTACAATTGAGAGACCACAGTACATCTGCTGATAGCACGCCTATAACTGCAAGACAGTTGGAAAGTTTGGTAAGACTTGCACAAGCTCGAGCCCGATTAGAATTAAGAGAGGAAATTACAGCTCAGGATGCACAA GAAGTTGTTGAAATAATGAAAGAATCATTGTATGATAAATATGTTGATGAACACGGGTTTGTTGATTTTGGTCGGAGTGGAGGGATGAGCCAACAGAAGGAAGCAAAACGATTCCTTAGTGCCTTGAATAAACAGTCCGAGTTACAACAAAAAGATTGCTTCTCAATATCA GAGATATATAGTCTGGCAGATAGGATTGGTTTAAGAGTGTCGGATATTGACACGTTTGTTGATAACTTAAACAGCGTTGGTTATCTTCTGAAGAAAGGGCTAAGGACATATCAG GTGTTATCATCGTCTTATTCGCGAACTTAA